A genomic window from Betta splendens chromosome 17, fBetSpl5.4, whole genome shotgun sequence includes:
- the dnaaf11 gene encoding dynein axonemal assembly factor 11 isoform X1: MVYITEELVRRRAEHNECEIFSLEEVSLHQQDIEKIEHIDRWCRDLRILYLQNNLIPRIENLGRLKKLEYLNLALNNIEVIENLEGCESLQKLDLTVNFVGCLSSVESLQHNIHLRELFLVGNPCTEFEGYREYVVTSLPHLKCLDGTEITRSERIRAFQGLVEVKRRVWEQEKEYLRRRAKEKEEAHRKTTGEQERKGSKPGFDGRWYTDINNTVYVQCPGLEENKENQEAAENTKLKMTVPDLEEEQRREEEFWHTPCPFTPESRLEAHRHLEEKRKAKEKEEMKPKTPRTLITAEGRVMNVNEPKLEFSLTEDEENNAIVLDLAVYRHLDTSLIDVDVQPTYVRVQIKGKIFQIVLPAEVQPDSSSAQRSQTTGHLVLTMPRVEGEIKVTKGASRPARVCETGRSSSSEGQNRKGHVPERLEVDPSLHTAPDYANIVPRQRAKEGPLERARTPPAASSSSLSDGFEDDLDVPPLI; encoded by the exons ATGGTTTACA TTACAGAGGAGCTGGTCCGGCGGAGGGCCGAGCACAATGAGTGTGAGATCTTCTCCTTGGAGGAAGTTtctctccatcagcaggacatTGAAAAGATTGAGCACATTGACAGGTGGTGCAGGGACCTGCGCATCCTCTACCTGCAAAACAACCTGATCCCCAGGATAG AGAATCTCGGCCGTTTGAAGAAACTGGAGTATTTGAATCTTGCCTTGAACAACATTGAAGTCattgaaaaccttgaag GTTGTGAGAGCCTTCAGAAGTTGGACCTGACTGTCAACTTTGTTGGCTGTTTGAGCAGCGTGGAGTCTTTGCAACACAATATCCACCTCAGAGAGCTGTTTCTGGTGGGGAACCCGTGCACTGAGTTTGAGGGCTACAGGGAGTATGTGGTGACCTCTCTGCCTCACCTCAAG TGCCTGGATGGGACAGAAATCACTAGGTCAGAAAGGATTCGAGCCTTTCAGGGACTGGTGGAGGTAAAGAGGCGAGTctgggagcaggagaaggagtaTTTGAGGAGAAGAGccaaggagaaagaggaggctcACAGAAAGACTACAGGAGAGCAAGAAAGGAAGGGGAGCAAGCCAGGTTTTGATGGTCGTTGGTACACTGACATTAACAACACCGTGTACGTACAATG TCCAGGGCTggaggaaaataaagaaaaccaggaagcagcggAGAACACAAAGCTAAAGATGACGGTCCCTGATTTGGAGGAAGAGCAACGAAGAGAGGAGGAGTTCTGGCACACGCCATGTCCATTCACCCCTGAATCTCGTCTGGAGGCTCATCGccacctggaggagaagaggaaggcgAAGGAGAA GGAGGAGATGAAGCCGAAGACCCCGAGGACACTGATCACTGCTGAAGGACGAGTCATGAACGTCAATGAGCCCAA ACTGGAGTTTTCTCTCACAGAGGATGAAGAAAACAACGCCATCGTCCTGGACCTGGCAGTTTACAG ACACCTGGACACTTCTCTGATAGACGTGGATGTTCAGCCAACGTATGTGAGAGTCCAGATCAAAGGAAAG ATATTTCAGATAGTTCTTCCTGCTGAAGTGCAGCCCGACAGTTCGTCCGCTCAGCGGTCCCAAACCACCGGACACCTGGTCCTCACCATGCCCAGG GTTGAAGGTGAGATCAAAGTGACCAAAGGTGCTTCACGTCCAGCCAGAGTGTGTGAAACAGGACGCAGCAGCTCGTCTGAAGGTCAAAACAG AAAAGGCCACGTCCCTGAGAGGCTGGAGGTGGACCCCAGCCTGCACACGGCGCCGGACTATGCCAATATCGTGCCACGGCAGAGGGCCAAGGAAGGGCCCCTGGAAAGGGCCAGGACGCCTCCTGCAGCCAGTAGCAGCAGCTTGTCTGATGGGTTTGAGGACGACCTGGACGTCCCCCCGCTCATATGA
- the dnaaf11 gene encoding dynein axonemal assembly factor 11 isoform X4, with the protein MVYITEELVRRRAEHNECEIFSLEEVSLHQQDIEKIEHIDRWCRDLRILYLQNNLIPRIENLGRLKKLEYLNLALNNIEVIENLEGCESLQKLDLTVNFVGCLSSVESLQHNIHLRELFLVGNPCTEFEGYREYVVTSLPHLKCLDGTEITRSERIRAFQGLVEVKRRVWEQEKEYLRRRAKEKEEAHRKTTGEQERKGSKPGFDGRWYTDINNTVYVQCPGLEENKENQEAAENTKLKMTVPDLEEEQRREEEFWHTPCPFTPESRLEAHRHLEEKRKAKEKEEMKPKTPRTLITAEGRVMNVNEPKLEFSLTEDEENNAIVLDLAVYRHLDTSLIDVDVQPTYVRVQIKGKIFQIVLPAEVQPDSSSAQRSQTTGHLVLTMPRVEGEIKVTKGASRPARVCETGRSSSSEGQNSL; encoded by the exons ATGGTTTACA TTACAGAGGAGCTGGTCCGGCGGAGGGCCGAGCACAATGAGTGTGAGATCTTCTCCTTGGAGGAAGTTtctctccatcagcaggacatTGAAAAGATTGAGCACATTGACAGGTGGTGCAGGGACCTGCGCATCCTCTACCTGCAAAACAACCTGATCCCCAGGATAG AGAATCTCGGCCGTTTGAAGAAACTGGAGTATTTGAATCTTGCCTTGAACAACATTGAAGTCattgaaaaccttgaag GTTGTGAGAGCCTTCAGAAGTTGGACCTGACTGTCAACTTTGTTGGCTGTTTGAGCAGCGTGGAGTCTTTGCAACACAATATCCACCTCAGAGAGCTGTTTCTGGTGGGGAACCCGTGCACTGAGTTTGAGGGCTACAGGGAGTATGTGGTGACCTCTCTGCCTCACCTCAAG TGCCTGGATGGGACAGAAATCACTAGGTCAGAAAGGATTCGAGCCTTTCAGGGACTGGTGGAGGTAAAGAGGCGAGTctgggagcaggagaaggagtaTTTGAGGAGAAGAGccaaggagaaagaggaggctcACAGAAAGACTACAGGAGAGCAAGAAAGGAAGGGGAGCAAGCCAGGTTTTGATGGTCGTTGGTACACTGACATTAACAACACCGTGTACGTACAATG TCCAGGGCTggaggaaaataaagaaaaccaggaagcagcggAGAACACAAAGCTAAAGATGACGGTCCCTGATTTGGAGGAAGAGCAACGAAGAGAGGAGGAGTTCTGGCACACGCCATGTCCATTCACCCCTGAATCTCGTCTGGAGGCTCATCGccacctggaggagaagaggaaggcgAAGGAGAA GGAGGAGATGAAGCCGAAGACCCCGAGGACACTGATCACTGCTGAAGGACGAGTCATGAACGTCAATGAGCCCAA ACTGGAGTTTTCTCTCACAGAGGATGAAGAAAACAACGCCATCGTCCTGGACCTGGCAGTTTACAG ACACCTGGACACTTCTCTGATAGACGTGGATGTTCAGCCAACGTATGTGAGAGTCCAGATCAAAGGAAAG ATATTTCAGATAGTTCTTCCTGCTGAAGTGCAGCCCGACAGTTCGTCCGCTCAGCGGTCCCAAACCACCGGACACCTGGTCCTCACCATGCCCAGG GTTGAAGGTGAGATCAAAGTGACCAAAGGTGCTTCACGTCCAGCCAGAGTGTGTGAAACAGGACGCAGCAGCTCGTCTGAAGGTCAAAACAG TCTCTGA
- the dnaaf11 gene encoding dynein axonemal assembly factor 11 isoform X3, whose product MVYITEELVRRRAEHNECEIFSLEEVSLHQQDIEKIEHIDRWCRDLRILYLQNNLIPRIENLGRLKKLEYLNLALNNIEVIENLEGCESLQKLDLTVNFVGCLSSVESLQHNIHLRELFLVGNPCTEFEGYREYVVTSLPHLKCLDGTEITRSERIRAFQGLVEVKRRVWEQEKEYLRRRAKEKEEAHRKTTGEQERKGSKPGFDGRWYTDINNTVYVQCPGLEENKENQEAAENTKLKMTVPDLEEEQRREEEFWHTPCPFTPESRLEAHRHLEEKRKAKEKLEFSLTEDEENNAIVLDLAVYRHLDTSLIDVDVQPTYVRVQIKGKIFQIVLPAEVQPDSSSAQRSQTTGHLVLTMPRVEGEIKVTKGASRPARVCETGRSSSSEGQNRKGHVPERLEVDPSLHTAPDYANIVPRQRAKEGPLERARTPPAASSSSLSDGFEDDLDVPPLI is encoded by the exons ATGGTTTACA TTACAGAGGAGCTGGTCCGGCGGAGGGCCGAGCACAATGAGTGTGAGATCTTCTCCTTGGAGGAAGTTtctctccatcagcaggacatTGAAAAGATTGAGCACATTGACAGGTGGTGCAGGGACCTGCGCATCCTCTACCTGCAAAACAACCTGATCCCCAGGATAG AGAATCTCGGCCGTTTGAAGAAACTGGAGTATTTGAATCTTGCCTTGAACAACATTGAAGTCattgaaaaccttgaag GTTGTGAGAGCCTTCAGAAGTTGGACCTGACTGTCAACTTTGTTGGCTGTTTGAGCAGCGTGGAGTCTTTGCAACACAATATCCACCTCAGAGAGCTGTTTCTGGTGGGGAACCCGTGCACTGAGTTTGAGGGCTACAGGGAGTATGTGGTGACCTCTCTGCCTCACCTCAAG TGCCTGGATGGGACAGAAATCACTAGGTCAGAAAGGATTCGAGCCTTTCAGGGACTGGTGGAGGTAAAGAGGCGAGTctgggagcaggagaaggagtaTTTGAGGAGAAGAGccaaggagaaagaggaggctcACAGAAAGACTACAGGAGAGCAAGAAAGGAAGGGGAGCAAGCCAGGTTTTGATGGTCGTTGGTACACTGACATTAACAACACCGTGTACGTACAATG TCCAGGGCTggaggaaaataaagaaaaccaggaagcagcggAGAACACAAAGCTAAAGATGACGGTCCCTGATTTGGAGGAAGAGCAACGAAGAGAGGAGGAGTTCTGGCACACGCCATGTCCATTCACCCCTGAATCTCGTCTGGAGGCTCATCGccacctggaggagaagaggaaggcgAAGGAGAA ACTGGAGTTTTCTCTCACAGAGGATGAAGAAAACAACGCCATCGTCCTGGACCTGGCAGTTTACAG ACACCTGGACACTTCTCTGATAGACGTGGATGTTCAGCCAACGTATGTGAGAGTCCAGATCAAAGGAAAG ATATTTCAGATAGTTCTTCCTGCTGAAGTGCAGCCCGACAGTTCGTCCGCTCAGCGGTCCCAAACCACCGGACACCTGGTCCTCACCATGCCCAGG GTTGAAGGTGAGATCAAAGTGACCAAAGGTGCTTCACGTCCAGCCAGAGTGTGTGAAACAGGACGCAGCAGCTCGTCTGAAGGTCAAAACAG AAAAGGCCACGTCCCTGAGAGGCTGGAGGTGGACCCCAGCCTGCACACGGCGCCGGACTATGCCAATATCGTGCCACGGCAGAGGGCCAAGGAAGGGCCCCTGGAAAGGGCCAGGACGCCTCCTGCAGCCAGTAGCAGCAGCTTGTCTGATGGGTTTGAGGACGACCTGGACGTCCCCCCGCTCATATGA
- the dnaaf11 gene encoding dynein axonemal assembly factor 11 isoform X2 — protein sequence MVYITEELVRRRAEHNECEIFSLEEVSLHQQDIEKIEHIDRWCRDLRILYLQNNLIPRIENLGRLKKLEYLNLALNNIEVIENLEGCESLQKLDLTVNFVGCLSSVESLQHNIHLRELFLVGNPCTEFEGYREYVVTSLPHLKCLDGTEITRSERIRAFQGLVEVKRRVWEQEKEYLRRRAKEKEEAHRKTTGEQERKGSKPGFDGRWYTDINNTVPGLEENKENQEAAENTKLKMTVPDLEEEQRREEEFWHTPCPFTPESRLEAHRHLEEKRKAKEKEEMKPKTPRTLITAEGRVMNVNEPKLEFSLTEDEENNAIVLDLAVYRHLDTSLIDVDVQPTYVRVQIKGKIFQIVLPAEVQPDSSSAQRSQTTGHLVLTMPRVEGEIKVTKGASRPARVCETGRSSSSEGQNRKGHVPERLEVDPSLHTAPDYANIVPRQRAKEGPLERARTPPAASSSSLSDGFEDDLDVPPLI from the exons ATGGTTTACA TTACAGAGGAGCTGGTCCGGCGGAGGGCCGAGCACAATGAGTGTGAGATCTTCTCCTTGGAGGAAGTTtctctccatcagcaggacatTGAAAAGATTGAGCACATTGACAGGTGGTGCAGGGACCTGCGCATCCTCTACCTGCAAAACAACCTGATCCCCAGGATAG AGAATCTCGGCCGTTTGAAGAAACTGGAGTATTTGAATCTTGCCTTGAACAACATTGAAGTCattgaaaaccttgaag GTTGTGAGAGCCTTCAGAAGTTGGACCTGACTGTCAACTTTGTTGGCTGTTTGAGCAGCGTGGAGTCTTTGCAACACAATATCCACCTCAGAGAGCTGTTTCTGGTGGGGAACCCGTGCACTGAGTTTGAGGGCTACAGGGAGTATGTGGTGACCTCTCTGCCTCACCTCAAG TGCCTGGATGGGACAGAAATCACTAGGTCAGAAAGGATTCGAGCCTTTCAGGGACTGGTGGAGGTAAAGAGGCGAGTctgggagcaggagaaggagtaTTTGAGGAGAAGAGccaaggagaaagaggaggctcACAGAAAGACTACAGGAGAGCAAGAAAGGAAGGGGAGCAAGCCAGGTTTTGATGGTCGTTGGTACACTGACATTAACAACACCGT TCCAGGGCTggaggaaaataaagaaaaccaggaagcagcggAGAACACAAAGCTAAAGATGACGGTCCCTGATTTGGAGGAAGAGCAACGAAGAGAGGAGGAGTTCTGGCACACGCCATGTCCATTCACCCCTGAATCTCGTCTGGAGGCTCATCGccacctggaggagaagaggaaggcgAAGGAGAA GGAGGAGATGAAGCCGAAGACCCCGAGGACACTGATCACTGCTGAAGGACGAGTCATGAACGTCAATGAGCCCAA ACTGGAGTTTTCTCTCACAGAGGATGAAGAAAACAACGCCATCGTCCTGGACCTGGCAGTTTACAG ACACCTGGACACTTCTCTGATAGACGTGGATGTTCAGCCAACGTATGTGAGAGTCCAGATCAAAGGAAAG ATATTTCAGATAGTTCTTCCTGCTGAAGTGCAGCCCGACAGTTCGTCCGCTCAGCGGTCCCAAACCACCGGACACCTGGTCCTCACCATGCCCAGG GTTGAAGGTGAGATCAAAGTGACCAAAGGTGCTTCACGTCCAGCCAGAGTGTGTGAAACAGGACGCAGCAGCTCGTCTGAAGGTCAAAACAG AAAAGGCCACGTCCCTGAGAGGCTGGAGGTGGACCCCAGCCTGCACACGGCGCCGGACTATGCCAATATCGTGCCACGGCAGAGGGCCAAGGAAGGGCCCCTGGAAAGGGCCAGGACGCCTCCTGCAGCCAGTAGCAGCAGCTTGTCTGATGGGTTTGAGGACGACCTGGACGTCCCCCCGCTCATATGA
- the si:dkey-7l6.3 gene encoding zinc finger protein 467, producing MTSYKAFHSQLTSIMEALTKAAVAEICELVDDSYAVLQLEITRSHKENEALRRKLQLIETIIARGHRRNAGMLDYASPEEEEEAAGGRMDFTDEHVLPSRLGAKQPKVNLRRSGRNPALVPVAEVAAANKEDARTAEQSNDPEVVLIKEEAAREEVADGASAGELLLNEDGTEVQLQEADESEGPSVMRVPSSVVDTRPWDHSNKLPERVEHRECQSAPGSPGPAGGTGTEKSPVHVFDLASESDSETLSAAELSKSFLLRSGGSPASLPGTSELKQGVSLITSLPFDTEVDLSSTWTNQGLPGMVSVPHRSYLPSDHRPTDLNTASFPLTLGLSGSRLDPVDLNRYYRDRRFVCSYCGKCFTSSRSLETHVRVHTGERPYSCAQCGKRFTQSGHLKTHQSVHTGERPFACEHCGKRFAGKQNLRIHQQKHHLAEQGAAPV from the exons ATGACGAGTTACAAGGCGTTCCATTCTcagctgacatccatcatggaggcGCTGACCAAAGCGGCGGTGGCGGAGATCTGCGAGCTGGTGGATGACAGCTACGccgtgctgcagctggagatcaCGCGCAGCCACAAGGAGAACGAggcgctgaggaggaagctgcagctgatcgaGACCATCATCGCCAGGGGACACCGGCGGAACGCCGGGATGTTGGATTACGCgtccccggaggaggaggaggaggccgccgGGGGACGGATGGATTTCACAGATG AACATGTCTTGCCAAGCAGATTGGGAGCCAAACAGCCGAAGGTGAACCTCAGAAGAAGTGGAAGAAACCCTGCTCTAGTCCCGGTGGCTGAGgtggctgctgcaaacaaagag GACGCCAGAACAGCTGAACAGTCAAATGATCCGGAGGTGGTTCTGATAAAGGAAGAAGCGGCGCGAGAGGAGGTGGCGGACGGCGCCTCCGCAGGGGAGCTGCTCCTCAACGAGGACG GAACAGAGGTGCAGCTACAGGAGGCAGATGAAAGTGAAGGACCCTCTGTGATGAGGGTCCCCTCCTCAGTGGTCGACACAAGGCCGTGGGATCACAGCAATAAACTGCCTGAGCGAGTGGAGCATCGTGAATGCCAGAGTGCACCAGGTTCTCCAGGCCCTGCAGGAGGTACTGGCACTGAGAAGAGCCCAGTCCATGTATTTGATTTGGCATCAGAGTCAGACAGTGaaactctgtctgcagctgaatTGAGCAAGTCTTTCCTTCTGAGGTCTGGAGGAAGCCCTGCATCACTGCCGGggacgtctgagctgaagcagggTGTGTCTCTGATCACTTCCCTCCCCTTCGACACAGAGGTGGATCTCTCCTCCACGTGGACCAATCAGGGGCTGCCGGGCATGGTGTCCGTGCCCCATCGTTCATACCTCCCATCTGACCACCGTCCGACAGACCTGAACACGGCCAGCTTTCCTTTAACATTAGGCCTAAGTGGCTCCAGACTGGACCCCGTGGACCTGAACAGGTACTACCGGGACAGGCGCTTCGTCTGCAGCTACTGCGGCAAATGCTTTACATCGTCGCGGAGCCTGGAGACACACGTGCGAGTCCACACCGGCGAGCGGCCGTACAGCTGCGCTCAGTGTGGGAAGCGGTTCACACAGTCGGGTCACCTGAAGACGCACCAGAGCGTCCACACGGGAGAGCGGCCCTTCGCCTGTGAGCACTGTGGGAAACGATTCGCCGGGAAGCAGAACCTGAGGATCCATCAGCAGAAGCACCATCTGGCTGAACAGGGAGCTGCTCCGGTTTAA